A portion of the Jaculus jaculus isolate mJacJac1 chromosome 5, mJacJac1.mat.Y.cur, whole genome shotgun sequence genome contains these proteins:
- the Pla2g2f gene encoding group IIF secretory phospholipase A2: protein MAGGAQANPKEFKKKVLVERASGWRGPNLKASPPVSTSRPSLGMKKFFAIAVLAGSVVSTAQGSLLNLKSMVEAVTGRSAIVSFVGYGCYCGLGGRGQPMDEVDWCCHAHDCCYQKLFDQGCRPYVDYYDYTIENDTVIVCSELNKTDCDKQTCECDKNVSLCIKDHPYRDRYRGYLNIYCQGPTPNCSIYDPLPEEVNCRNGFPMAPMPP, encoded by the exons ATGGCAGGTGGGGCTCAGGCCAACCCCAAAGAGTTCAAGAAGAAGGTGCTGGTTGAACGTGCTTCTGGGTGGAGAGGTCCAAACCTCAAGGCCTCTCCTCCTGTGAGCACCTCCAG GCCGAGTCTGGGAATGAAGAAATTCTTCGCCATTGCAGTCCTGGCCGGCAGCG TTGTGTCTACCGCCCAGGGCAGCCTGTTGAACCTGAAATCCATGGTGGAGGCTGTCACAGGCAGAAGCGCCATCGTGTCCTTCGTGGGCTACGGCTGCTACTGCGGGCTGGGCGGGCGTGGCCAGCCCATGGATGAGGTGGACTG GTGCTGTCACGCCCATGACTGCTGCTACCAGAAGCTCTTTGACCAGGGTTGTCGCCCCTATGTGGACTACTATGACTACACCATCGAGAATGACACTGTGATCGTCTGCA GTGAGCTCAACAAGACAGACTGTGACAAGCAGACCTGTGAGTGTGACAAGAATGTGTCGCTGTGTATCAAGGACCACCCGTACAGGGATCGGTACCGCGGTTACCTCAACATCTACTGCCAAGGCCCCACACCTAACTGCAGCATCTACGACCCGCTCCCAGAGGAGGTCAACTGCAGAAATGGCTTCCCCATGGCCCCCATGCCGCCCTAG